In Oryza sativa Japonica Group chromosome 1, ASM3414082v1, the genomic stretch ATCCGGTAAGATTTTGATTTATTTTCGGATAGCATTGTCAAATgggaattttcttttttctttttacatctTCAGCAGTTGAACTGTCATAGGTTTCCTGTACGGTTTCTGAATCAAAACAATAACCATGATTAGAGATTAGAGAGATTCTACCATTTTTTTAATTGCATATTGGTCATGCGCCGCAACAGCTAGCAGCATCCTGTATTCCTGTACGATGAAGCAGCTTGGAAGTTCGATGTTAGGCAAGAGACTACAAGAAGACAGCTAATTAATGATCAACCAAAATGTTTTAGATATACAGCAAATGCATCAGAAATCTCAGACAGTGTATACAATAATGTGCGCGTGAGAAAGGTCAGGAATCGCAGGGCATATAATTGGATCCATATATACATGCACTACAATCGCTTGCGTGCGTGCATACAGCATTCACATATGTATGTACTATATTCTCGTATCTATCTACTAAACTAAAAATTCAGATATGGTTAGTGTGCATGAGCATATACAAACTACACAAGCAACATGCATGGTTATTGATTAACTCTATGTTTATGTGTGTGGATGAAACACATTGCATCAACCAATTGGAGAAGGAACCGTAAGAATCTTAATCAGAACATTCTACTCTTGCAGCTACGGATCACTTCAAGGAAGAACACAGCAGCAGAAAATGTTTTAACATGCACCACATGTTTTACTAGTAGATCAATATCGATTGATGAAATTAACGGGACCAGACCGGAGTCAGTCCCCATTTTACCTGACGAACTTCTCCAACTACGTTAGATATACGTAGAGCTAGCATATAGATGACGATAATCACGTAGGTCATCAGATGCTACTGTTTTCGTTTCACAGAGACCAGATCAACAGAGATTAATTAATCCTTCCAATTGTTTACAGTAGTCATTTGGCTTGCGACATTACCAATATACGTGCTTAATGTCCGTATCAAGTGCACATATGCATTATTTCTGCTCATCGTAGACCGAAGTTACGACGATGGACACTACCGAAAAGGCACTGACTGCAAGCAAGCGTCACTTATCTTGCTATCTTGCTGGCTTTACTTGTAGCGGAGAGTGGAAAGACCAGTTCAGATTCAGTAGTTTTACTGAACCTGAACCTGACCATTTCTACCACATTTCTGCATttcatttcagaaaaaaaaagtagtaatagtCTTAAAATCTTAATACAAGCGgaaaacggaaaagaaaaacaaatactatttttcagcttttcttttttgtttcctGAATAATTCGACAACAGTTTGGAAGTCTAATACGCATGCAGCTAATTCAGCATCTGTTTAGTTATCCCCAGAAGAAAAGATCATGTGGCCGAGAAGAACATCAGACTGGATCACTGGAACTAGCGTTCTTGTGTTGGAAGTCAAAATTAccattcaagaaaaaaaatataaaactggTTATAAAAATTGGTTGCAACGTCCAATGGATTATATGCTCATCTAGATAGGAGCATATACGTACGACGAACTGCGGTAGTTGCCAAGTTATAATCAAGTTAGGTCCTCCTAGGCCTGTAGAATATATGATCGCTGATCAGAGGGCACAAGCAAGCGCCCGCCCATGGACATTATTTCTGTCGCTTGACCAAAGCATTTTTCTATGCCGCACATACACCTTCCCTACAAGAAAAAACCGTCGAGTCGATCTTGAAATTAAATCCTGCAAACTCAAATAAATAACTAGTCGGCGACAGGGACGGACTAAGTACAATTATAATCATTCTTAAAAAAACTAGACATCTcatttttaatttattccatcCTAAAGACAACAACGAAAGACACGGTTGTCTCACCATCGGTGTCTCTCGTAAAATACACAGAGAGACGAAGCTgaccggtggtggtggttgaaGTTTTCTATGGCTTTTCTTGACGTCTCGCGATGTGAGAGGCGATGTGTGTGTGTGCGAGCGAGCGCTAGCTAGGTCAACTTTGCTCTCAGCTCTCGCTCCCGATGCCACACGCTGACGCTGTGCTCGTTATAAACCCCCGGCCTCGCCGGGGCCTCACCAACCACGGCCGCGCTTCGCTTCTTCCTCTGATCAGAGTGGGGTGAGGCGAAGTGCTCGATCgggagcggtggtggtggtggggagagagagagagagaacttaacgaTGGGGAGGTCGCCGTGCTGCGACAAGGCGAGCGTGAAGCGGGGGCCgtggtcggaggaggaggacgccatACTCAGGAGCTTCGTCGAGAGGTTCGGCAATGCCGGCAACTGGATCGCGCTGCCCCACAAAGCAGGTGCGCGTCTGCATGCGTCCGCTGcttctttctttttgaaaacCGTGTGCTACGCTAGAGTCCTAGACGAGTTCGTGCGTGGTTCGATGAACAGTGGTCAAAGGCTTCTGTCACTTGCAACTTTTTAACGGCAGCTTGGTAGTATATGGAGTACTTAGCTTCTCTGAAATATTGCTAGTTGTATACTTGTATCTCTCTCTGTGACTTTATCTAGCTCGGTCTGTCAGCGTAGGGACGGGTGAGTTTACTGATAACTCGCTCGTACGTATGCACACGTAAGGATGACGTCGTTAATGTGTTGCCATTTGATTGTCATCGTCAGGGCTTAAACGGTGCGGCAAGAGCTGCCGCCTCCGGTGGCTCAACTACCTCCGCCCGGCGATCCGGCACGGCGGCTTCACCGACGAGGAGGACAACCTCATCCTGTCGCTCTACGGCGAAATGGGAAGCAAGtacgtgcatgcatgcgtgcgCTCTAGTCTACCTGCATTCACATGACCTCTACCTCTGTGCGAGTATATTGATTATACTTCTGCGTGCGTCGCCGTGGATGTGCACAGGTGGTCGGTGATCGCGTCCAAGCTCCCCGGCCGGACGGACAACGACGTCAAGAACTACTGGAACACCAAGCTCAAGAAGAGGTACTTGGCCGCGGCCGCAACAGAAGCaaccactcctcctcctcctgccgccggcgacgatgacAACAACCCAACGACACAAGCCTCCAGCCAACCCGCTCCTCCTACTCCTCCGGCGCCCCTCGTCAACCTCGACGCGGCCGGCCTCGACGGCGCCGTGGGCGACAACGACGAGCTCCTGCTGCACAAGTCGGAGCAGCTGTACGCCGAGCTGATGGGCCTCATCGAGCAGCAGCAGTACTCCacgatcaccgccgccgccgtcgacgcggcgacgacgacgacgtcgtggtcgtcgccgtcgacgggaACGACAAGTCCGACCGCTAGCAGCAGTACtgacggcagcagcagcagcagcaacctgcCGTGGCCGGCCGTGGACGTGCACGACAGTACGATGATGCCGCCGTTGTCGGAgtccagcggcagcagcagcggcttgTTCTTCGGCTCTCACGCGTTCGGTAGTGGCTCGTTCCAAGACCTGCTCGGCTCTGCAGCTTCCTTCGACGATGTCATGCTGTCGCAAGAGATGCTGTACTACTAGCTAGGATTAATAAGAAGAAATTAATGTTTGCTTATCTCATTAGTCTAGCTAGCAAAGTGGTAATTGAATTATCTCAATTAAGTTATAAGTATGCTGCATTGGCTAGCTAGTGACGGAACGAGACGTCATGATATGTACCGTGCAAGCGTGCAAATCAACTATGACTGTGTGAGTGCGCGTAAACGTACGTGTGTGTGTGACACGATTGTATATATATGGTCTCAGAAGTGTAAGAAATAGTCATGCGGTACTGGAAGATGACATCGCGCGTGCTGGGTCGCCCCAACATATAGCCGTGTACTAAGGTGAATCTATTGACTTGGCACTAAAAATTTTATCTTATTGGCAGGTCAATTAGTTTGTCGTCGTCAAGTTTTAGATTGAATCATCCTCATCACAACACCTTGCACTGTCTCATTGCCTTTTCATCTTGTTCGCGCGCGCTAGCTAAAGTAGttactccgtttcacaatataagttattctaatattttttatatttatatttatgttaatgaatctagacatatatatttatttagattaattaacattaatataaatgtgagaaatgatagaatgacttatatttgtgaaacggagagagtagcaaATAATGCATGCCATCGCCTAacgacgccgtcgtcgcagCATTGTTATTGCCATAAGACGCAGCACAAATCCTGAAGCGTGTGTCCTTCCATGCCAGCAATGCACCATGCCGCCATCTGATAGAGTGAGTGTACATCAGAAGAGCGGCTGTTTGTGGTGTGGGAGCGAGTCTGCTCTGCTGCTGGGCCAAAAGTGAAATTTGGCTGGACCAAGTTGCGGCTCACGAGTCACGACACGTTTCCGCTCATTTGGGCCAACGAGCAGCACCAGCATTACAGAAACGGGATAAGCTAGTTCACTTTAGGCCCCTCAATTTGTCAG encodes the following:
- the LOC4324664 gene encoding transcription repressor MYB5, coding for MGRSPCCDKASVKRGPWSEEEDAILRSFVERFGNAGNWIALPHKAGLKRCGKSCRLRWLNYLRPAIRHGGFTDEEDNLILSLYGEMGSKWSVIASKLPGRTDNDVKNYWNTKLKKRYLAAAATEATTPPPPAAGDDDNNPTTQASSQPAPPTPPAPLVNLDAAGLDGAVGDNDELLLHKSEQLYAELMGLIEQQQYSTITAAAVDAATTTTSWSSPSTGTTSPTASSSTDGSSSSSNLPWPAVDVHDSTMMPPLSESSGSSSGLFFGSHAFGSGSFQDLLGSAASFDDVMLSQEMLYY